From the genome of Uranotaenia lowii strain MFRU-FL chromosome 1, ASM2978415v1, whole genome shotgun sequence, one region includes:
- the LOC129740385 gene encoding uncharacterized protein LOC129740385: MISKLLVLSMQFMMAVLVASQETDFTCEKQGYFAANNCEDYYFCAKLSSGDFYVIEYTCPQGKLFSNPAQQCVPSEKFSCDSNNSNPGDEPILGDDFVCTSAGRFPDTTSMDCKKYYTCTFDGTQLNAILRSCPGTLIFSWDTSNCVAPGAFICPDLSTTTTDSSTSTSTEMTTSTTPETSSSSTVEVTKTTTPVIVSSTTTLTTTTDSGEFICSKSGYFPLPDCSTYIYCLKPVYGSFKQFTFRCLPGYKFNPTLATCQPNYSCS; encoded by the coding sequence ATGATTTCCAAACTGTTGGTATTATCGATGCAGTTCATGATGGCTGTTCTAGTTGCGAGTCAAGAAACGGATTTCACATGCGAAAAGCAAGGTTATTTCGCAGCAAACAATTGTGAAGATTATTACTTTTGTGCTAAACTTTCAAGTGGAGACTTTTACGTGATAGAATACACCTGTCCCCAAGGGAAATTATTCTCAAATCCAGCCCAGCAATGTGTTCCGAGTGAAAAGTTTTCGTGCGACTCCAATAACTCAAATCCGGGCGATGAACCTATTTTGGGAGATGATTTCGTATGCACTTCTGCAGGACGCTTCCCCGACACGACGTCGATGGattgtaaaaaatactacaccTGCACATTCGATGGAACTCAGCTAAACGCCATTTTGAGATCCTGCCCTGGTACGTTGATTTTCTCGTGGGATACTAGTAACTGTGTAGCACCTGGAGCTTTCATTTGTCCCGATTTATCAACCACTACAACTGACTCCAGTACATCTACTAGCACCGAAATGACAACTTCAACTACACCCGAGACGAGTTCGTCATCAACCGTTGAAGTGACAAAGACTACAACACCAGTCATTGTTTCGAGCACAACTACGTTGACGACAACGACAGATTCCGGTGAATTTATCTGTTCTAAGTCTGGATATTTCCCGCTGCCAGATTGTTCGACTTACATCTATTGTCTGAAGCCTGTCTACGGATCCTTTAAACAATTCACTTTCCGTTGTTTGCCCGGGTATAAATTCAACCCCACCTTGGCAACCTGTCAGCCAAATTACAGCTGTAGTTAG